One window from the genome of Salvelinus fontinalis isolate EN_2023a chromosome 3, ASM2944872v1, whole genome shotgun sequence encodes:
- the LOC129836528 gene encoding ADP-ribosylation factor-binding protein GGA3-like, with the protein MLFSWTLSLPDEAKISEAYQMLKKQGIVTVDPEVPLDKTLMPSPPSRPKNPVFENEEKSKRLAELLKSKKPEDLQEANRLIKNMVKEDEVRLQRASKRSGTLEEVNNSVKLLNEMLSHFSGDHSTDGDKELIKELYGDCDKLRGTVFKLATETEDNDGSLGAVRK; encoded by the exons ATGCTCTTCAGCTGGACACTCTCTTTACCCGATGAGGCTAAGATCAGTGAAGCTTATCAAATGCTGAAGAAACAAG GTATTGTCACTGTTGACCCGGAGGTTCCTCTGGATAAGACACTGATGCCGTCGCCCCCCTCCCGGCCCAAGAACCCTGTGTTTGAGAACGAGGAGAAGAGCAAG cgaCTGGCTGAGCTTCTGAAGAGCAAAAAGCCTGAGGATCTACAGGAGGCCAACCGCCTCATCAAAAACATGGTCAAAGAG GATGAGGTGAGGCTGCAGAGAGCGTCGAAGCGCAGCGGCACCCTGGAGGAGGTCAACAACAGTGTTAAACTGCTCAACGAGATGCTCAGCCACTTCAGCGGAGACCACTCAACGGATGGAGACAAGGAGCTTATCAAA GAGCTTTACGGTGACTGTGACAAGTTGAGGGGGACTGTGTTTAAGCTggccacagagacagaggacaatgACGGCAGCTTAG gTGCTGTACGGAAGTAA